In a single window of the Mucilaginibacter defluvii genome:
- a CDS encoding TonB-dependent receptor: MTKRLLISFLLLSCVLNFIAPAYAQTTQTVSGVVLDEKGDPLPGTTVAIEGTSLSAATDTKGRFTIKLEPGTYNLHVSFIGYMSASHKINVTAGNDIKQNISLSTDNSSLQQVEITGRKEKTYKTKSTFIGNKTETDIKDLPQSVSYASKELMADQGVVRTGDIVKNFSGVNQFTFYDDLTIRGFRVNGQSNTQLVNGLRTSTGFWKQPLTNYLERVEVLKGPSSALYGNASPGGVVNRVTKKPLNETRRQLSMSLGSFNTLRGLADFTGPANKDSSLLYRLNLGYEDAGSFRDLQFDKNVVVAPSLTFIASEKTSINFDMVYNSSRSRLDRGQSVIGNDLYSTPQSLALSTANDFLNEQTYIVTLSLNHKFNDKLSFNAAYSKTGYQEDLYEHRSANAYAKDKFGKDIPNLVAMQVFQRKRKRYIDNLSGYFNYNVKTGPFEHKIVAGYDYGSEKMPAGASQLTASGYRDTTAVGFSNYRAADSLSKKFIRDKNGNPIPNIPSFDLNNPIASQRLQDDTKAIFAPTTLAPTYYYLNAGYIQDQIKLGRLQLLAGIRYEYYTDFNNYLTNTEVKTHSSAWLPRFGLVYTATKNVNVYGTYVMGYNPQSAANLANPNAGGPFKPLTSNMIEFGAKSSWFDDRLSITTAVYQIEQNNTLYPTGNGEELRPVGKERARGVEFDITGRILPNWSILASYAYNDAKIVESLVTAEVGLQKPNAPKNSANIWTRYNFVRGPLNGFGLGFGSNYVGERNLSIDLTKTIPEYLLVNAAAYYRVNKVQLQFNANNITGKKYWVGGYDYIRLFPGAPANYLLTLTYDF; encoded by the coding sequence ATGACGAAACGTTTATTAATCTCTTTTTTGCTGCTCAGTTGCGTTCTTAATTTTATTGCTCCCGCGTATGCGCAAACCACACAAACTGTAAGCGGTGTAGTTCTCGACGAAAAAGGCGACCCACTGCCCGGCACTACCGTAGCCATTGAAGGTACATCGCTAAGTGCTGCTACAGACACTAAGGGCCGTTTCACCATCAAACTCGAACCCGGAACTTATAACCTGCATGTTAGCTTTATTGGCTACATGTCCGCCTCTCATAAAATCAATGTAACAGCGGGTAATGATATTAAGCAGAACATCTCCTTATCAACCGATAACTCATCGTTACAACAAGTGGAGATCACCGGTCGTAAAGAGAAAACATATAAAACCAAATCGACCTTTATCGGTAACAAAACCGAAACAGATATTAAGGATCTACCGCAATCGGTATCCTACGCCAGTAAAGAGTTAATGGCCGATCAGGGTGTTGTGCGTACCGGCGACATCGTTAAAAACTTTAGCGGTGTAAACCAGTTCACTTTTTATGATGACCTGACTATCCGTGGTTTCCGCGTGAACGGCCAGAGCAACACCCAATTGGTAAACGGCCTGCGTACCAGCACCGGCTTTTGGAAACAACCGCTTACTAATTACCTGGAGCGTGTTGAGGTACTGAAAGGCCCGTCATCAGCCCTGTATGGCAATGCCAGCCCGGGTGGTGTGGTTAACCGTGTAACCAAAAAACCGCTGAATGAAACCCGCCGCCAGTTAAGCATGTCGTTAGGCAGCTTTAACACCCTGCGTGGTTTGGCCGACTTTACCGGCCCGGCCAACAAGGATAGCTCGCTGCTTTACCGCCTCAACCTGGGTTATGAAGATGCAGGCTCGTTCCGCGACCTGCAATTTGACAAGAACGTGGTGGTTGCGCCGTCCCTTACTTTTATAGCATCTGAGAAAACCAGCATAAACTTTGATATGGTGTACAATAGCTCACGCTCAAGGCTGGACAGGGGTCAGTCGGTTATTGGTAACGACCTTTACTCTACCCCGCAATCATTAGCGTTGAGTACCGCTAACGACTTTTTGAATGAGCAGACTTATATAGTAACTTTATCACTGAACCATAAGTTTAATGATAAGCTTAGCTTTAACGCCGCTTACTCAAAAACCGGCTACCAGGAAGATTTGTATGAGCATAGAAGCGCCAATGCTTATGCCAAAGATAAGTTTGGCAAAGATATACCAAACCTTGTTGCCATGCAGGTTTTTCAGCGCAAGCGTAAACGCTATATTGATAACCTAAGCGGTTACTTTAATTACAATGTTAAAACCGGACCTTTTGAGCATAAAATCGTAGCTGGTTATGATTATGGAAGTGAAAAGATGCCTGCTGGGGCCTCACAATTAACGGCATCCGGATATCGTGATACAACAGCCGTTGGCTTTAGCAATTATAGAGCAGCTGATAGTTTGAGCAAAAAGTTCATTCGCGACAAAAACGGTAATCCAATACCTAACATTCCATCTTTTGATCTTAACAACCCCATTGCTTCACAACGCTTGCAAGATGATACAAAAGCTATTTTTGCACCTACTACGCTTGCTCCAACCTATTATTACTTAAACGCAGGTTACATTCAGGATCAGATTAAGCTTGGTCGTTTGCAACTATTGGCCGGTATTCGTTACGAATATTATACTGACTTTAATAACTACCTGACTAACACGGAAGTTAAGACTCACTCCAGCGCCTGGCTGCCGCGCTTTGGTTTAGTATATACCGCTACAAAAAATGTAAACGTTTACGGTACTTATGTAATGGGTTACAATCCGCAATCGGCAGCTAACCTGGCCAATCCGAATGCAGGCGGACCGTTTAAGCCTTTAACCAGTAACATGATTGAGTTTGGCGCTAAAAGCAGCTGGTTTGATGACCGTTTGAGCATAACTACTGCTGTTTATCAGATTGAACAAAACAACACACTATATCCTACGGGTAATGGTGAAGAATTAAGGCCGGTAGGTAAAGAGCGTGCACGCGGTGTAGAGTTTGATATTACCGGCCGTATATTACCTAATTGGAGCATTTTGGCATCATATGCTTATAACGACGCCAAAATTGTGGAAAGCCTTGTAACAGCCGAGGTTGGCTTACAGAAACCAAATGCTCCAAAAAATTCCGCCAACATTTGGACGAGGTATAACTTTGTACGCGGTCCGCTGAATGGCTTTGGTTTAGGCTTTGGCTCAAACTACGTGGGTGAGCGTAACCTATCAATAGATTTAACCAAAACTATACCCGAATACCTGCTGGTTAACGCGGCGGCTTACTATCGTGTAAACAAAGTACAGTTGCAGTTTAACGCTAACAACATTACCGGCAAAAAATATTGGGTAGGCGGTTATGATTATATCAGGCTTTTCCCGGGTGCACCGGCAAACTACCTGCTGACTTTAACTTATGACTTTTAA
- a CDS encoding PepSY-associated TM helix domain-containing protein — MIWKRVKAVAAWLHLWVGLVTGIIVVLVSVTGCILVFEDELFDTFHRDLIEVKQTGPARPVSELLAIAQKKLGNKKPVTDIRINEADRSYIFSAAKINKKDKIKWWSYFSQFKYKDDVYINPYTGKVLGVIDVRYEFFNVTEQLHRQLLLVKPVGSVVVGSCILLFLLMMITGFMLWLPKNLKQLKKNLSVKWNARWKRVNYDLHNSFGFYVLPIAMIIAITGLVWSFKWWEDGIYRILGSPGKVELVRKAPKAAMPAVQSGGTLDDILAHIQKEINNSYLTIGLNLPEKDEPTLMAFVYHKNPTDGWRNMSYFYFDMHNGKQFDKLIHSQKPLGLKWRNSNKDIHTGKIYGLGTQILAFLASFICASLPVTGFLIWWGKRSKKSKKRSAKLSAPAKSQKATLKPEAVV; from the coding sequence ATGATCTGGAAGCGCGTTAAAGCCGTAGCCGCATGGCTGCATTTATGGGTAGGCCTGGTTACCGGTATCATAGTAGTACTGGTATCAGTAACCGGGTGTATCCTGGTGTTTGAAGATGAGCTTTTTGACACTTTCCACCGCGACCTGATCGAAGTGAAACAAACCGGCCCTGCAAGGCCGGTTTCTGAGTTATTGGCGATAGCGCAGAAAAAACTCGGCAATAAAAAGCCGGTTACCGATATCCGCATTAATGAGGCCGACCGCAGTTATATATTTTCGGCAGCTAAGATCAATAAGAAGGATAAAATAAAGTGGTGGAGTTATTTTAGCCAGTTTAAGTATAAAGATGATGTATACATCAACCCCTACACCGGCAAAGTGCTTGGCGTAATTGACGTTAGATATGAGTTTTTTAATGTTACCGAGCAGTTGCACCGCCAGCTATTGCTGGTAAAACCGGTAGGCAGCGTGGTTGTAGGCTCGTGCATTTTGTTGTTTTTGCTGATGATGATTACCGGGTTTATGCTTTGGCTGCCTAAAAATTTGAAACAGCTTAAAAAGAACCTCTCTGTGAAATGGAACGCCAGGTGGAAGCGCGTTAATTACGATTTGCATAACAGCTTCGGCTTTTACGTGCTGCCTATTGCCATGATTATTGCTATCACAGGCCTGGTATGGTCGTTCAAATGGTGGGAAGATGGCATTTACCGCATTTTAGGTTCTCCGGGCAAGGTTGAACTGGTGCGCAAGGCGCCAAAAGCGGCAATGCCTGCTGTGCAATCGGGTGGCACATTGGATGACATTCTGGCGCACATCCAAAAGGAAATCAACAACAGCTACCTTACTATCGGCCTAAACCTGCCGGAGAAAGATGAGCCTACCCTGATGGCCTTTGTATACCATAAAAACCCGACCGACGGCTGGCGCAACATGAGTTATTTTTATTTCGACATGCACAACGGTAAGCAGTTTGATAAGTTGATACATAGCCAAAAGCCTTTAGGCTTAAAATGGCGCAACTCTAACAAGGATATTCATACCGGTAAAATTTACGGCCTCGGCACACAGATACTCGCCTTTTTAGCCAGTTTTATATGTGCATCATTACCCGTAACCGGGTTTTTAATATGGTGGGGTAAACGCAGTAAAAAAAGCAAGAAAAGATCAGCCAAACTATCCGCACCGGCAAAAAGTCAAAAAGCTACTTTAAAACCAGAAGCGGTAGTTTAA
- a CDS encoding dihydrodipicolinate synthase family protein, which translates to MITFSWKGVFPAVTTKFTADDKLDFDAFDINIKAQLEAGAEGIILGGSLGEASVLTEDEKFSLLTHTLELVEGSVPVVLNIAEQSTRAAVRVAQKAYELGADGLMVLPPMRYNADEDETIAYISAIAESTPLPIMIYNNPVDYKIEITLDMFERLSVYPTIQAVKESTRNIMNVTRMINRFGDRFKIMTGVDPIATESIIMGAHGWVAGLVDAFPKETVAIFRLIKAGRIDEAIAIHRWFLPVLELDIHAKLVQYIKLAEVATGIGTEQTRAPRLPLKGAERERVLAVIENALANRPELPEGSWGKLAEVSL; encoded by the coding sequence ATGATAACATTTAGCTGGAAGGGTGTTTTCCCGGCGGTAACAACCAAATTTACTGCAGATGATAAATTAGATTTTGATGCTTTTGACATAAATATAAAAGCACAGCTTGAGGCCGGTGCTGAAGGTATTATATTAGGTGGTTCGTTGGGTGAGGCAAGCGTGTTAACGGAAGACGAAAAATTCAGCCTGCTTACACATACTTTAGAACTTGTTGAGGGTTCGGTGCCTGTAGTATTAAACATTGCAGAGCAATCAACCCGTGCCGCTGTACGTGTTGCGCAAAAAGCTTATGAGCTTGGTGCTGATGGCCTGATGGTGCTGCCGCCAATGCGTTACAATGCCGACGAGGATGAAACCATCGCTTATATTTCAGCTATTGCCGAAAGCACGCCGCTGCCAATTATGATTTACAACAACCCGGTTGATTATAAAATTGAGATCACACTGGATATGTTTGAGCGCCTGTCTGTATATCCTACCATACAGGCGGTTAAAGAATCGACTCGTAATATCATGAACGTTACCCGTATGATCAATCGCTTTGGCGACCGCTTTAAGATAATGACCGGTGTTGACCCGATCGCTACCGAAAGCATCATTATGGGTGCGCATGGCTGGGTTGCAGGTTTGGTTGATGCCTTCCCGAAAGAAACTGTTGCCATCTTCCGTTTGATAAAAGCTGGCCGTATTGACGAGGCCATTGCTATACACCGTTGGTTTTTACCGGTACTGGAACTGGATATCCATGCCAAACTGGTGCAATATATTAAACTGGCCGAAGTAGCTACGGGTATTGGTACCGAGCAAACACGTGCGCCACGTTTACCATTAAAAGGCGCTGAGCGTGAAAGGGTATTGGCGGTGATTGAAAACGCGCTGGCTAACCGCCCTGAATTACCTGAAGGAAGCTGGGGTAAATTAGCCGAGGTAAGTTTATAA
- a CDS encoding M1 family metallopeptidase: MIHTKLRFTALAMLAAAGCFAQTAPKLYSRADTLRGTITPERVWWNVLKYDITVKPDYNTKTTAGSNVITYNVLTAKHSPVMQVDLQEPLNIDSILLDNKKKLKYTREGNAWHVTVGEQAAKTEHKLAVYFSGTPKEGVRPPWIGGWTFAKDSLNRPWMTVTCQGLGASVWYPCKDHQSDEPDNGASLTMIVPDTLVAVANGRLQSHKKNNDGTATYKWAVTNPINNYDIIPYIGKYVNFSEVYNGEKGKLDLNYWVLDYNLPKAKTYMPFEVKHMLKAFEHWFGPYPFYEDGYKLIDAPHTGMEHQSAVAYGNWYKPGYRLRDASGTGLGLKWDFIIVHESGHEWFGNNITSNDLADMWIHESFTNYSETLYVDYRFGVDAGNDYNYGIRKGIQNKEPIIPPYNVNAQGSGDMYPKGGNMLQTIRHSINDDVLFRNVMRGLNKQFYHQTVTAAQIQNYISAQAKFDYKRVFEQYLTTTQIPNLELQYSTDRKTIKYRYTNCIPGFNLPLVLKDKTKEIKLNPTTEWKTIKVGANKELFNSEAIIKMYYITVS, encoded by the coding sequence ATGATACACACCAAACTACGCTTCACTGCCTTAGCAATGCTTGCCGCTGCCGGTTGCTTTGCTCAAACAGCTCCCAAACTTTATAGCCGTGCCGATACGCTGCGTGGTACCATAACCCCCGAACGTGTTTGGTGGAATGTGTTAAAATACGATATCACCGTAAAGCCTGATTACAATACCAAAACTACCGCCGGATCTAACGTGATTACTTACAATGTGCTTACGGCAAAGCATTCGCCCGTAATGCAGGTTGATTTGCAAGAGCCCTTGAATATTGACAGCATTCTGCTGGATAACAAAAAAAAACTAAAATACACCCGAGAGGGCAATGCCTGGCATGTAACCGTTGGCGAACAAGCAGCCAAGACAGAGCACAAACTGGCCGTTTATTTTTCGGGCACGCCTAAAGAAGGGGTAAGGCCGCCCTGGATAGGCGGGTGGACGTTCGCCAAAGACTCACTTAACCGCCCCTGGATGACCGTTACCTGCCAGGGCCTCGGTGCTTCGGTGTGGTACCCGTGTAAAGATCATCAGTCGGACGAGCCGGATAATGGTGCTTCTTTAACCATGATTGTGCCGGATACGCTGGTAGCTGTAGCCAATGGCCGTTTGCAATCGCACAAAAAAAACAATGATGGTACCGCCACCTACAAATGGGCGGTAACTAATCCTATCAACAATTACGATATTATACCTTACATCGGCAAGTATGTAAACTTTAGCGAGGTGTACAACGGCGAAAAAGGCAAGCTCGACCTGAATTACTGGGTGCTTGATTATAACCTGCCAAAGGCTAAAACTTACATGCCTTTTGAGGTAAAGCACATGCTTAAAGCGTTTGAGCATTGGTTTGGCCCTTACCCTTTTTATGAGGATGGCTACAAGCTGATTGACGCGCCGCATACCGGTATGGAGCACCAAAGCGCCGTGGCTTATGGCAACTGGTACAAACCGGGCTACCGCCTGCGCGATGCATCGGGTACCGGGCTGGGCCTGAAATGGGATTTTATCATTGTGCACGAAAGCGGGCACGAGTGGTTCGGTAACAACATCACGAGTAATGACCTGGCTGATATGTGGATCCACGAGAGCTTTACCAATTATTCTGAAACGCTGTATGTTGATTACCGCTTTGGTGTTGATGCCGGTAACGATTATAACTACGGCATCCGCAAGGGCATCCAGAATAAGGAGCCTATTATTCCGCCTTACAACGTAAACGCGCAGGGCAGCGGCGATATGTACCCCAAAGGCGGTAACATGCTGCAGACCATCAGGCATAGTATTAATGATGATGTGTTATTCCGCAATGTTATGCGTGGCTTAAACAAGCAGTTTTACCACCAAACCGTAACTGCCGCGCAGATACAGAACTACATATCGGCCCAGGCTAAATTTGATTACAAAAGGGTGTTTGAACAATACCTGACTACCACGCAGATACCCAACCTGGAATTACAATACAGCACCGATAGAAAAACGATTAAATACCGTTACACCAACTGCATACCCGGCTTCAACCTGCCACTGGTGTTAAAAGATAAAACCAAAGAGATAAAACTTAACCCAACAACCGAATGGAAGACAATCAAGGTAGGGGCGAATAAAGAGCTATTTAATTCGGAGGCTATAATTAAGATGTATTATATTACGGTATCTTAA
- a CDS encoding dicarboxylate/amino acid:cation symporter, protein MNNWLKNYSGILWLISGVTAGAIAGLVMGKQVVVLKPIGDIFLNLLFIAVVPLVFFAISSAIANLNGTNRIGKLLSVTSLVFLGTILVSATLTIIAVRLFPVHEQLTAPPLTEQVSKKPFGEQMVQLFTTSDFYQLFTRSSMLAMILFSVLIGFAVLRSGEDGVRFARFLNSGNEVFKQLFIILMKMAPVGLGAYFAYQVGYFGPQLFGAYAKSLGLYYSVGAFYFVFGFSAYAFIAGGIKGFKCYWKYNIIPSATAVSTCSSIATIPANLEAAKKIGVAEYIANITIPLGATLHKDGSSISSIVKMAVVFALFGKGFDSPETIISALAITVLVSIVEGGIPNGGYVGELLFISAYGFPPEALPPAIIIGTLVDPLATLLNSTGDTVAAMLVARFTDGKNWMEQASA, encoded by the coding sequence ATGAATAACTGGCTAAAAAACTACAGCGGAATATTATGGCTTATCAGCGGCGTAACGGCCGGTGCCATTGCGGGTTTGGTAATGGGCAAACAGGTAGTTGTACTGAAACCAATTGGGGACATTTTTTTGAACCTGTTGTTCATTGCCGTGGTACCGCTGGTATTCTTCGCCATATCGTCGGCCATTGCTAATTTAAACGGCACTAACCGTATCGGTAAACTACTGAGTGTAACTTCGCTTGTGTTTTTGGGGACGATACTGGTATCAGCCACCTTAACCATAATCGCGGTGCGCCTCTTCCCGGTGCATGAGCAGTTAACCGCGCCGCCGCTTACCGAGCAGGTCAGCAAAAAGCCCTTTGGCGAGCAAATGGTACAGCTTTTTACCACATCCGATTTTTACCAGCTATTTACCCGCTCCAGTATGCTGGCCATGATCTTGTTCTCCGTACTGATCGGTTTTGCCGTGCTGCGCTCCGGTGAGGACGGCGTGCGCTTCGCCCGCTTTTTAAACTCGGGGAACGAAGTTTTCAAGCAACTTTTTATTATCCTGATGAAGATGGCTCCTGTTGGGCTTGGTGCTTACTTTGCGTACCAGGTAGGCTATTTCGGGCCGCAGCTTTTTGGGGCTTATGCTAAATCGCTCGGCTTGTATTACAGCGTCGGCGCCTTTTACTTTGTGTTTGGTTTTAGCGCCTACGCCTTTATAGCCGGTGGTATCAAAGGCTTTAAATGCTACTGGAAATACAATATCATCCCCTCGGCAACGGCGGTAAGTACCTGCAGCAGTATTGCCACCATACCTGCTAACCTGGAAGCGGCCAAGAAAATTGGCGTCGCTGAATATATTGCTAACATCACTATACCGCTGGGCGCTACACTGCACAAGGATGGCTCCAGCATATCGTCCATTGTTAAAATGGCGGTGGTGTTCGCTTTATTTGGCAAAGGGTTTGATAGCCCGGAAACCATCATTAGCGCCCTGGCCATCACGGTTTTGGTTAGTATTGTTGAGGGTGGCATACCCAACGGCGGTTATGTTGGCGAATTGCTTTTTATATCCGCTTACGGCTTTCCGCCGGAGGCGCTCCCCCCTGCCATTATCATTGGCACGCTTGTCGATCCTTTAGCTACTCTGCTTAACTCAACCGGCGATACGGTTGCTGCCATGCTGGTAGCCCGTTTTACTGATGGTAAAAACTGGATGGAACAAGCATCAGCCTAA
- a CDS encoding aldehyde dehydrogenase (NADP(+)) has translation MIKVQNIVGCKHISLAGDSFKAVDPSTGKHLEGDFEVANEQLVEQALQAAQQAYSIYKNISNTKKAAFLRTIAGEITALGDTLVSRAVSESGLPTARLLGEMGRTAGQLRMFADLVEEGSWVEAVIDTALPERTPLPKPDIRRMYKAIGPVVVFGASNFPLAFSVAGGDTASALASGCPVVVKAHPAHPGTSALVGEAISKAAVKAGMPEGVFSLLHDSGYAVGTALVKHPLTKAVAFTGSYKGGMALVDMARDRKEPIPVFAEMGSINPVVLLPKTLNKQPETLAAKYAASITLGAGQFCTNPGLILAVKSDALNVFIDSLKKAIEVVPSATMLTPGIWQNYQNLSRGVVGEAGLDIIAQSGNVNQELCNQSVATVATVKASDFINNHKLREEIFGPWSLLVIADDVHELEAVVGTLEGQLTTTVMAEREELPAYAGLLDKLADISGRVILNGVPTGVEVCAAMQHGGPFPAASDSRFTSVGTGAIYRFVRPVAWQDWDDSLLPAELQDSNPLGIWRQVNNEWTKA, from the coding sequence ATGATCAAAGTACAAAATATTGTAGGCTGTAAACACATATCATTAGCTGGCGACAGCTTTAAAGCCGTCGATCCATCAACAGGTAAACACCTCGAGGGCGACTTCGAGGTGGCCAATGAGCAATTGGTTGAGCAGGCTTTGCAGGCTGCCCAACAAGCTTACAGCATTTATAAAAATATATCAAACACCAAAAAGGCTGCGTTTTTACGCACCATAGCCGGGGAGATAACCGCTTTAGGTGATACCCTGGTTAGCCGGGCGGTATCCGAAAGCGGTTTGCCAACAGCCCGCCTATTGGGCGAAATGGGCCGCACAGCAGGTCAGCTACGTATGTTTGCTGACCTGGTAGAAGAGGGCTCGTGGGTTGAAGCGGTTATTGATACCGCTTTGCCAGAACGTACGCCATTGCCAAAGCCCGACATCCGCAGGATGTACAAGGCTATTGGCCCGGTGGTGGTTTTTGGCGCGAGTAATTTCCCGCTGGCATTCTCTGTTGCCGGTGGCGATACTGCTTCGGCCTTAGCTTCAGGATGCCCGGTTGTTGTAAAGGCGCACCCTGCACACCCCGGTACCAGCGCGCTGGTGGGTGAGGCCATCAGCAAAGCGGCTGTAAAGGCCGGTATGCCCGAAGGGGTGTTCTCGCTATTGCATGATTCTGGTTATGCGGTAGGTACCGCCTTGGTAAAACATCCGCTTACCAAAGCAGTAGCGTTTACCGGCTCGTACAAAGGTGGTATGGCGCTGGTTGACATGGCCCGCGATCGTAAAGAACCAATCCCGGTATTTGCCGAAATGGGTAGCATCAACCCAGTGGTTCTTCTCCCTAAAACATTAAACAAACAGCCCGAAACATTGGCTGCTAAATATGCCGCGTCCATCACCTTGGGTGCGGGTCAGTTTTGCACCAATCCGGGGTTGATATTGGCAGTTAAGTCGGATGCCTTAAACGTATTTATCGATAGCCTGAAAAAAGCTATTGAAGTGGTGCCATCAGCAACTATGCTTACGCCCGGCATCTGGCAAAACTATCAAAACTTGTCGCGGGGTGTGGTAGGTGAGGCCGGTCTTGATATCATTGCCCAATCAGGTAATGTTAACCAGGAGCTTTGTAACCAGTCGGTAGCTACAGTGGCCACCGTTAAGGCAAGCGACTTTATCAACAATCATAAACTTAGAGAAGAAATATTCGGCCCTTGGTCATTATTGGTTATAGCTGATGATGTGCACGAGCTTGAAGCGGTTGTTGGCACATTGGAAGGCCAGTTAACAACCACCGTAATGGCAGAGCGCGAAGAGCTTCCCGCTTATGCTGGTTTGCTCGATAAGCTTGCTGATATTTCTGGCCGTGTAATTTTAAACGGTGTACCAACAGGTGTAGAAGTTTGTGCGGCCATGCAGCATGGCGGGCCTTTCCCGGCAGCAAGCGACAGTAGGTTTACCTCTGTCGGTACAGGTGCAATCTATCGTTTTGTGCGACCCGTGGCCTGGCAGGATTGGGATGACAGCCTGTTACCTGCCGAACTGCAGGATAGCAATCCGCTTGGAATTTGGAGGCAGGTGAATAACGAATGGACGAAAGCATAA
- a CDS encoding 4-hydroxyproline epimerase yields the protein MSSKTFFCIDAHTCGNPVRLVAGGGPQLKGDNMSEKRQHFLKEYDWIRTGLMFEPRGHDMMSGSILYPPHDPENDVAVLFIETSGCLPMCGHGTIGTITIAIEEGLIQPKTPGVVRMEAPAGLVIISYKQVGQKVTSVKLVNVPSYLAAENLEVECPDLGKLTFDVAYGGNYYAIIDPQENFSGLENYTAGQLISWSRTIRTRINEKYTFVHPQNPTINTCTHVLWAGATLSDDATARNAVFYGDKAIDRSPCGTGTSARMAQWHAKGKLKKGDHFIHESIIGSKFIGTVEDELKIGDINAIVPGIEGWAKVYGYNTIKIDDEDPYAHGFQVI from the coding sequence ATGAGCAGCAAAACTTTTTTTTGTATTGACGCACATACCTGCGGCAACCCTGTGCGGTTGGTTGCAGGCGGCGGCCCTCAGCTCAAGGGCGATAACATGAGCGAAAAACGGCAGCATTTTTTAAAGGAATATGACTGGATACGTACCGGCCTGATGTTTGAGCCCCGCGGGCATGATATGATGTCGGGCAGTATCTTGTATCCACCTCATGATCCGGAGAATGATGTGGCCGTATTGTTTATTGAAACAAGCGGTTGCCTGCCTATGTGCGGGCACGGCACTATTGGTACGATCACCATCGCGATAGAGGAAGGGCTGATCCAGCCTAAAACACCGGGTGTGGTACGTATGGAAGCACCTGCCGGTTTGGTGATTATTTCTTACAAGCAGGTTGGTCAAAAGGTTACCTCGGTAAAGCTGGTCAACGTACCATCGTACCTGGCAGCCGAAAACCTGGAGGTAGAATGCCCTGATCTGGGTAAACTTACCTTTGATGTGGCTTACGGCGGCAATTACTATGCTATTATTGATCCGCAGGAGAATTTTTCAGGATTGGAAAATTATACAGCCGGGCAGCTCATCAGTTGGAGCCGTACCATCCGTACCCGCATTAACGAGAAGTACACCTTTGTACACCCGCAAAATCCGACCATAAATACCTGTACGCATGTGTTGTGGGCCGGCGCTACCTTGTCTGATGACGCTACAGCCCGCAACGCCGTTTTTTATGGCGATAAAGCGATTGACCGTTCGCCTTGCGGTACCGGTACATCGGCGCGTATGGCGCAGTGGCATGCCAAGGGCAAGCTCAAAAAAGGTGATCATTTTATCCATGAGAGTATCATCGGCAGCAAGTTTATCGGCACCGTTGAGGATGAGCTGAAGATAGGTGATATTAATGCCATTGTACCCGGTATAGAGGGTTGGGCTAAGGTGTATGGTTACAACACCATCAAAATTGATGATGAGGACCCATACGCGCACGGTTTCCAGGTTATTTAA
- a CDS encoding VOC family protein, whose amino-acid sequence MIFKNAISWFEIPAADIDRAQTFYERIFDIKMDRIEFEGTTMCMFPLEDPMNGVGGALCQVSDFHQPSANSGTMIYLNANPDVQIVADRIEAAGGTIIVPKTEISPEYGYMAVFLDTEGNRVALHSVPEKYL is encoded by the coding sequence ATGATCTTTAAAAACGCCATTAGCTGGTTTGAGATACCGGCCGCAGATATTGACCGCGCGCAAACCTTTTACGAAAGAATATTTGATATTAAGATGGACAGGATTGAGTTTGAAGGAACCACTATGTGCATGTTCCCGCTTGAAGACCCGATGAACGGTGTCGGCGGTGCGCTGTGCCAGGTGTCCGACTTTCATCAGCCATCGGCCAACAGCGGCACCATGATCTACCTCAATGCTAACCCAGATGTCCAAATTGTGGCCGATCGTATAGAGGCCGCCGGTGGTACCATCATCGTACCCAAAACAGAAATATCACCGGAGTATGGCTATATGGCCGTATTTTTAGATACTGAGGGCAACCGTGTGGCATTACATTCGGTGCCAGAGAAGTATTTGTAA